The genome window TCGAGCGCGGCGAGTTCGACGACGTCGAAGAGCCAGACGAGGTGTCACATCTCGCGTAGTCGGCTGTCGAATCCTTCAAGAAACCACTGGTAATCGAGTGTTTCTCTGAATAATCACACTCAACTTTATCATCGTCTGTTGTCTCCTCTCGACAATGTCGGATAGACAATCGAAAGAGGAAATCTGGGATGAGTGGGTGCGGAGGACAGTTCTCCCAGATATCCAGTCGGATGCGTCCCCTGATCCAGTGTCAATAGTAGATGCAAGCAGTTCGGAACTATCGATGACCGACGAGTACGATGCGTATCGGCTGGGTCGGGGGCGTGGTGACTATCTGTATCTGTTGTACCTCCTTGATGAACCCGCAGACGGACCCTCCGACGTGATTCCGGTGTACATCGGCGAAACGAGCAATGTCGCGAGTCGACTGATGGACCACTTCAAAAAGCTCCGAGACGCCCTCCCCATTTCGGAGTGGAAAGACGATGGGTCGTGGGGCAGCTACGGGAAGTACGACCACATCGCGACCGTCTATGAAAAATCGGCGTCACAACTCTACGCGTGGGTAGTCAACGTCGACGATCTGGAGGCAGGTCCGTACGGATATCCGACGTACCGACACGAACTCGAGGGGAAGCTGGTCGGGCTCGTTCACTCGCTTCCCCGGTTCGACCGCGTCTTCGCCAACCGCGACTTTGTACCAAATCGCGTTTCTCACGAGATGGCGCAAGTGGGTCCAGAATGGGTTGATAAGGACCACAATTCGTTGAACGAGGAAGCAGCGCGTCTCGCTGAGCACCCCGTTGAGAAGTCGACCGCACAGAGTAAGACCGAACTGTGGTACGAGTGGGTAGAAA of Natranaeroarchaeum aerophilus contains these proteins:
- a CDS encoding GIY-YIG nuclease family protein; its protein translation is MSDRQSKEEIWDEWVRRTVLPDIQSDASPDPVSIVDASSSELSMTDEYDAYRLGRGRGDYLYLLYLLDEPADGPSDVIPVYIGETSNVASRLMDHFKKLRDALPISEWKDDGSWGSYGKYDHIATVYEKSASQLYAWVVNVDDLEAGPYGYPTYRHELEGKLVGLVHSLPRFDRVFANRDFVPNRVSHEMAQVGPEWVDKDHNSLNEEAARLAEHPVEKSTAQSKTELWYEWVEKTICRDITDREESDPIPLFETDEDLVVETKTLGSSTVLKRSDAIDERIRQEGKQCVHTNGVKDGESGLPYVLFQLASENPSPTEVIPRYIGKGEAYGKKNELSANFEEIAKDRSGTRSFARWGDGSYWHVGELSETVFGEESKKLSWASELFKEGTRHLKQQTYLWIRAWDPETYPGPYGYPAYLAEVEPLLVGLAYEAWPDYLLNHNEVPSDAPANSREFEFRPVEEDH